The Candidatus Tanganyikabacteria bacterium region TCGCGCAGGAGGTTGTGGTCGAGCAGGGGAAACAGGGATTGCGCCCGGTCCAGCAACCCGTCGAAGCGCGAGTTGGACACGATGCGCAGGTGGCCGATCACTCCGCCGATGTCGCGCCGCTCGTATAGATCGAGGCTGCGGGCGTCCAGGATGTCGACGCCCTGGCGGCCGAGCGCCGCCCGCAATGCGGTCTCGAGCTCTGGCGTAGGGCACATGGCGCCTCGGCGGATTCCCGGATCTTCGGCGAGGGCGAGGGCGGCTGCCTCAGCGAGGCCAGCGACGTCTTGTGCGAAGAGCTTGGTGAAGGCCGGCATGCTGATGCCAGCATACCCGTTCCGGCGCGGATTCGGTGATGCGCGGCGCGAAGGCGCTTGCGAGCGCGATGGAGGCGCACGGCCACCTGACCGGCGGTCATGGCCTCCCGCCGGGCGATCTCGGCGTGCGACCAGCCAGCGCTCTCTAGCCACAGCAGGGCCTGGTCGGCCGCGGAGACCCGGGCATGCCGCAGCGCCCAGGCGATGAGATCGCGGTTGACCACGCGCTCCTCGGGGCCCGGGACCGTCCTTTCGACCGGATCCGCGACGGCGTCGAGCGGGAGGTCGGCGTGGTAGCGGCGGCGCGTCTCGTCGATGCACCGGTTGCGCACGGCGCGGGTCACGTAGGCCACGAGGGACCCTCCCCGGTAACCCGGAAACGCCTTGACGTAGCAGGTCAGGAAGACCTCGTGCACCAGGTTGTCGAGGTCCAGGCCGGGGAATCCTGCCGCGGCCTCGCGCATCCGCGGGATCAGGCGCCGGTACAGGTCGCGCCAGGCACGCTCGTCGCCGCGGCGCGCCTTGCCCACCAGGGTATCCAGCAACACGTCGCTCATGGTTTTCCTCCCAGTCCCGGGCCGGCACGGGCGCCCGCCCTACGCTTCCACCTTGGCACGCCGCGCGCCTCCGCGGCCAATCGCCGACTCCATGTGCGGATTCGGAGAAAAGCCTGATAATGAGAGGGTTTGAAGTCGCCTGTCAGTTGGAGTGGATCATGCCAAACGCGAAACGCCTCGACGCCTCCGACCGCCTGCTGGCGATCGCCGCTCTCGTGGCGGAGTTCCCGGGCATGAAGGTCGAGGAGCTGCGGGAGAGCCTCGCGGGCCTGACGGGCAAGGACTGGGGGCTGGCGACCCTCTTCGCGGATCTCAAGCGCCTCCGCGCGGCCGGTTTGCTGGCCGAGGGGACGCAGCGCGACGGCTACTATCCGCCCGGCCCCGCCTTCTCCACGCATGAGGCGCGCGTGCTGCTGGGTGCCATGCGGACGCTCGCGGAGAATCTCGGGAGCCCGCTATGCACCGATCGCTTCCGGCGCATCTCGCGGCGCCTCGCCCGCAGCCGCCGGCTCGACCTGCTCTCGTATCCCGCGGAGGCCGTCGGCAACCGGGCGGTCCTGGATACCACCGACGCCGAGTACGTCGCGCTGGTCGAGAGTCTCGAGGAGCCCATCCGCATCGGCCAGGAAATCCGCATCACGAAGGTCTTTCACCCGTGGGACGCGGCGCCCCACAAATCCGCGACCCACCGGGTCGTGCCGGTCCAGCTCCTGTTTCACGACGTGGCCTGGTATCTGCTGGCGGAGGACGCCGCCGACGGCCAGTTCAAGGTGTTCCGGCTCGACCGGCTGGCCAAGGCGATCGAGGCGACGGGTGCACCGGCGCGCGGCGCCGCCGAGCAGCTTGCCGCCGTGCGAGAGGCCCGCGCTCTCCTGGATCTCGCCTGGGGCGTGATGATACCGCCGCGCGGCACGACCAAGGACTCTCCCGACCTGGTGCCGGTGTCGGTCCGTTTCGGCCCGTTCGCCGCGCAGTTCATCCGCGAGAGCATCAACCGGCACCCGACGCAGCACACCCGCAAGGCCGGAGACGATCTGGTCTTCTCGGCCCGCCTCCACCCATGCTCGCTCCAGGAGTTCGGGCGCTGGGTGATCTCGTGGGGGCCCCATGCCGAAGTCCTGGCGCCCCCGGGGCTGCGGACCGACGTGGCCGGGCAGCTCCGCCAGGCGGCGGCACGCTATGACTGATAAATCACTTATAAATCTTATAAGATTCTAGAGTAGCGGAGCGTGCCTTCCGGGTACTTTCAGCTTGGTGCCCAGCAAGGGGAGGGGGATTGCCCACTATTTACAATCGTTGGCGGTTCCGCGCGCCGGCGCTCGTGCTGCTGGCGGGCTGTGCCGCGCAGGTCGCGCCTGCTGACGGGAGGCTTCCCGTCCTGCCGGCGATCTCGGGCACTGTCGCCTTCCCGGGGGAGCGCCAGGCGCAGGCCACGACGACCGAGATAGGCACGGCCGCGACCGTGTCGCTCATCGACCCGACGACAAACGTGACCGTCGCGACGACTCTCTCGACGCCGGCCCGCACGTTTGTCCTCAAGATCTCGGGCCTTTCCCCGGAAAGCCGCGCGTACTACCTCGAAGCGATCAAGGGGTTGCGCTCCAATGCCGCCGGAAACGACGCCGTGCGCATGCGAACGCTGGTCAAGTACATCGGCCCCGCGCTCGGCTGGCAGTCGATCTCCGTGGTCGACGCGTCGATCAGCCCGCAATCCACGGCGCTGGCGGCCATCATGTCGCTGCGCGCCACCTCGTCGACGCCCGTGGTCGCCGACTCCCTCATCGGAGCTCGATCGGCATTCCAGGATGCGCTTCCTGAGCCGATCCTAGCTGTAGGCCATGACGGGCGGCAATGCCTTGAAGGCGTGCCGCTGCGAGCTATCGGCATTGCTCGGGGCGGCGCTGCGTGAGC contains the following coding sequences:
- a CDS encoding WYL domain-containing protein — encoded protein: MPNAKRLDASDRLLAIAALVAEFPGMKVEELRESLAGLTGKDWGLATLFADLKRLRAAGLLAEGTQRDGYYPPGPAFSTHEARVLLGAMRTLAENLGSPLCTDRFRRISRRLARSRRLDLLSYPAEAVGNRAVLDTTDAEYVALVESLEEPIRIGQEIRITKVFHPWDAAPHKSATHRVVPVQLLFHDVAWYLLAEDAADGQFKVFRLDRLAKAIEATGAPARGAAEQLAAVREARALLDLAWGVMIPPRGTTKDSPDLVPVSVRFGPFAAQFIRESINRHPTQHTRKAGDDLVFSARLHPCSLQEFGRWVISWGPHAEVLAPPGLRTDVAGQLRQAAARYD
- a CDS encoding sigma-70 family RNA polymerase sigma factor gives rise to the protein MSDVLLDTLVGKARRGDERAWRDLYRRLIPRMREAAAGFPGLDLDNLVHEVFLTCYVKAFPGYRGGSLVAYVTRAVRNRCIDETRRRYHADLPLDAVADPVERTVPGPEERVVNRDLIAWALRHARVSAADQALLWLESAGWSHAEIARREAMTAGQVAVRLHRARKRLRAAHHRIRAGTGMLASACRPSPSSSHKTSLASLRQPPSPSPKIRESAEAPCALRQSSRPHCGRRSAARASTSWTPAASIYTSGATSAE